The genome window CTAGTACAACATTTCATCATCTTTGTTGCAAGAAAAATTACTGCAGAGGAATCTACTTTAAACATATGTTTATATTTGAGAAAATTTGTTTCTTTCGGAAATTTACAAGATCGGTATGATGctatgattattatttttttcattacaAGGTATTGACAACAATGAAATGGCCACAAATAATGAATTTAGTACAAATTTGAAAGATAGTTGATATATCTATTATGCTATCGACCTTCAATCTTGGTAAAACTGACATTGTTGTTTGAGATCAGTACTGAGGATGTTGGGTGAGTAGTAAATGGAGGTTCTTTGGGAGATGGACGATCAGTTTCGCTGCTAAGCATGAGATCCACTTCTGCCATGCTAGGCCTGTCCACTGCTCCATTCTGAACACATAACAACGCTATATGTAAGCATTTCATCACTTCTGATGGACGATATGCACCACCTAA of Papaver somniferum cultivar HN1 unplaced genomic scaffold, ASM357369v1 unplaced-scaffold_29651, whole genome shotgun sequence contains these proteins:
- the LOC113341507 gene encoding cysteine-rich receptor-like protein kinase 7; the encoded protein is MSPEYVTKGTFSEKSDVFSFGVLMLEILSSQRNNSFYDPEGPLNLLLHAWSLWNEGRWPEIVDEALGGAYRPSEVMKCLHIALLCVQNGAVDRPSMAEVDLMLSSETDRPSPKEPPFTTHPTSSVLISNNNVSFTKIEGR